One window of Vespula pensylvanica isolate Volc-1 chromosome 17, ASM1446617v1, whole genome shotgun sequence genomic DNA carries:
- the LOC122635207 gene encoding rhombotin-1-like: MTMDVSKSETNKNGSTQQECAGCGKTITERYLLKALDLYWHEDCLKCACCDCRLGEVGSTLYTKANLILCKRDYLRLFGNTGYCAACNKSIPAFEMVMRARTNVYHLDCFACQQCTHRFCVGDRFYLCENKILCEYDYEARFANMAPQSPASLAYIKRQLPPTATPPGQNVHPGHNPLQGHQGIGQMVGPHNHATNGQMSGGGGPTVNGTAIGVGGPRAPGDMNNNGLSGPGGLGSVKPLPMTMQAPTS, from the exons ATGACTATGGACGTGAGTAAGTcggaaacgaataaaaacggTTCGACGCAGCAGGAATGCGCCGGTTGTGGGAAAACCATCACGGAAAG GTATCTTCTGAAAGCCCTGGACCTTTACTGGCACGAGGACTGTCTCAAGTGCGCATGCTGCGACTGTAGGTTAGGCGAGGTCGGTTCTACGCTCTATACGAAGGCCAACCTTATCCTCTGCAAGAGGGACTACCTCAGGCTCTTCGGGAATACAGGATATTGCGCGGCCTGCAACAAGTCTATACCGGCCTTCGAAATGGTCATGCGAGCCAGAACGAACGTCTATCATCTTGATTGTTTCGCCTGTCAACAGTGTACGCACCG GTTTTGCGTCGGCGATCGGTTTTACCTGTGCGAGAATAAAATCCTTTGCGAGTACGATTACGAAGCGAGGTTCGCCAATATGGCGCCGCAGTCGCCAGCATCCCTGGCTTATATAAAAAGGCAACTACCACCAACGGCGACGCCACCTGGACAGAACGTTCATCCTGGTCACAATCCTCTACAGGGACACCAGGGGATAGGACAGATGGTGGGCCCTCATAATCACGCGACGAAC GGTCAGATGTCAGGTGGAGGAGGTCCTACGGTGAACGGAACTGCCATAGGCGTAGGTGGGCCTCGTGCACCCGGTGACATGAATAACAACGGCCTCTCTGGGCCAGGCGGTTTGGGCTCGGTGAAACCATTGCCGATGACGATGCAAGCACCGACGAGCTGA